A window of Penaeus chinensis breed Huanghai No. 1 chromosome 9, ASM1920278v2, whole genome shotgun sequence genomic DNA:
taaatatattcaatGGTAATTCTGTCTATTTTGAACTGCTTCATTCTGGAGAGCTAaatttcacttttttcattattaaaaccGCCAAGATCATAATCCAATGAAACGAAACAAAAGGGAAATTTCCATCTCACTTGATACCTGTTCCTTCCACTGACCATTCACCTGCCTCCACGTCACGAGGAGGCGTGGTCGCGGGCGGTCCTTCTTGATCGCTGTCTCATATAAGGTGCACCCAGGTAAAACCTCCACAGACCGACTTTCTCTGGATCTTCTCGTGTTAGCAACGTCGTACATACAGTATCAGCACAAGATGAACAGCGGATCCATGGCCGCCATGGCAGCAGCTCTCGCCGCAAACTCCACCATGTCGTCCGATAAGACAGAGATGCGAGTCTACCTCGACAGACTCAAGGCCATGGTGCCTCAGTGTCCCAAGAACCGTAAAGTGTCCAGACAGGAGCTTCTCGAACACGTCATCAACTATATCAGCGACCTCGAGGATACCCTCCAGTCAGACTCAGAGTCCGACAGTCCTCCAGCGAGTCCTACCAGTAACTTCAGCTTCAGCGACTCCTTCAACCAGTACTCCCAAAATCAGCAGTCTCAGTTAAGTGGCTACAATCAGCAGTCTCAGTTAAGTGGCTACAATCAGCAGTCTCAGTTAAGTGGCTACACCCAAGAGTCTCACCTCAGCGGCTACAGTCAGCAGCCCCAGTTCGGCGAATCCTTCAAGCAGCAGCCTCAGTACGACGGTTATGGAACACAGACTCACCAGTATTCCCAGCAGCAGTACAGCCAAGAAAATTGCATGATGATGGAGGACTCCCACGGTAGCAGTGACTATAGCAAGTACTACGGAAGCAGTTCTGCAAATTACCCACTCGGCCACTCGACCCAAAGCATGGAGATGGACACTTATGGTTTTGGATATTAGTGGAGTGCTTCATTGAACATTCATTATGTACATATTCTCACCCCATATCATCTATAACTGCATtgtacataatcatatattgttatatttctgAAATCATACGAAATAAATATGATTCTATGTAAACACATCTTTTCGTTAATCTTGCCTATCAATTGAAATCTCGCACACACAATTTAAGTTTACCACGATTCTAATAAATTATATTGCAAAATTAATTCTGGAAACCGTTTATAGTaaagaatacatgaatataagtaACTAAAAGATTTGCatcatattttaaatatatgtgcCTAATCTCAGTTAATAATTAAATAGACTCAGGAAGATAATGGTTCACCTTCATATTTCAATAATAACCCTTTGTGTTGGGGTATACTGTATATCCTGCTCACGGCTTTGTTCCCCATTGATGGCTCCATAAgtactcagtcaccaaggagtcagttgttAGTGCATCTGATTTTCCCGTAATGTTTTTGGGAAAACGTTTTTATACTTTTAAAATCGGCacttatcgttattgatattaccatcattatatgttatcaaaATGCTCCTAGTAATAAATGAAAATCTttccgtaaataaaaaaaaagggtaaatagatatgtagactaCTGAACGCCTTAATGACTCAGTACTTATGGAGGCATCTATTTGCAAACACAATCAATAAACGTAAATCACAGTGGGCGTGTCATCCCAATACAAAGGGTTAAAATGTTGAACCAAGTATGAAGAATCATTTGATTAATATAAAGTCACCGAGTACCCCAGCGCCCGAGGTGGGTTGCTATTTTGTCTTGAGATGAGACAGTGTAGTTACATTAGTCATTAAACAACTGGAAGGACCTGTAATATATGTATTCCAGGAATTGTGGTTATGAAAGCGTTTTGAATGAATATTGCCTGATCTCAAATATGAGTTAAAGATATCTATTGATAAGGAGACCAGCAAGGCAATGATATTAAGGTATGTGTGAGACGTTAATTATTTTTGGGTCCAGTGGGTATTTCCCAGAATTCATTtcattgatgattattataacatttatctattgatatattatcCTGACCTGAGCATTGCCAGATATCTAGGTGGCATGGACTGCATCAGCTGAATGTAGGTATCAATGTGAGACTGCTAGCTGAATAGACAATCGCTACTAGGAGTTCATAAGTTTAGATTGTACTGTAGGGTACCCCTCTTGGTGACTGAGATAACCGATGTATGTTCGATGAGTTGCTATCTGGACATCTTGCAGTTCTTGCGACACTAAGGCCCCAGCAAGTCAGTGATGGCGCTAATTCTCCATCGTAGAACGTAGAATTAGGTAGTGGACTCGCCTTTCCTAGCTTGCGTTTGACAGTTATtcgaattttattttgttttcgccTTCATAGCATTGTCTTTTGAAAATTAGCAATTTTATTTCACGCTGATGTGGATTCACGCTCGGTTCTCAGTTGTTACCATTGCTACTATTTACCTAATAAAAAGCGTTGTGTATTTCATCGGTGGACTGTTTAAATCTACGGGAATTACATCCACTATTCAATTAtcgggcgatataccacttgcaggcaatgactccattatttgctatgccgatgacatttgtattaaatcctcatccgaggagagaatgcaagagattctagatatactttctgcaagggctactgagtgtggcttgataatttcatctgaaaaaacaaaggcacttaacccacagacaatccctctgccaaggtttcatatagatgacgttgagctagatctctgccatcaatacaaataccttggggtgattgttaatgattcagagttcattagaaacctgaagaaaatgctgtgggagcggctgaagccacttaagacacttgtcggcaaagaccatggtatttatgtcaatattgcgagaatcttttacttgtcatacataaggtcggtcatagattaccatgcgttgcacctagtattgttcaagggatcagagttgactagtctagaaagtgtccaaaatgaagccatgaggatcattcttggtgcccctagaacaacaaggattgtgaatatgagaacagaacttaatttgccttctgtttatgaaagaatattatacataaataccacatttagtgtcaaatcaattagagaacccctccattgtacagagttccaaagacaactaaaacacagaataaaagagctaactttgaataacaacaccgattcatactcaaatccatggttacaagtgacgtgtaaacacttagctcagctgaacattcccataactaagaccctacatggacgttctgtaccaccgtggaaaatgtcggacctaagtgtatattatacgactgcccccaaaaaaagacagtgccccccctgctatacttaaacagtatgcacttgcaagtataaatgagcatctagacactctttccaatgtatatgaatgctacactgatggatccttgcagtctgggtgcagagcaggatgcgcttttgttgtatataaaaacaatattttgcagcaccaggattgtaggagggttcatgactgggctagcactatgcaaaccgagttggcaggaatactcatggccaccgaatttctattgaatcaaggctcaggggtcattttctgcgattcacagagtgctctccaggctctgaacactctagacaaaggtgcgggaaatattgcaaatgacatcaggataaacgtgtatcgtgcaaaagaacgaggccataatatacgttttgtgtggattccatcgcatgttggaatccctaggcatgatcatgctgatcgcctagcaaagtcagcatgtgacaaacaaagtgtggacatagatcttgggatacctctttctaggattttctacatcattaaagcctccttcagagaggacttgactgaattgattaattctcagcgccctgaaagctgtagcataaagcactatgaccggtttaggcaagattccttcatctatggtttatataaaacaagaacaagacagtgtgatgttgtgactgcaagaatcaggcttgggtatagattgtattggcaggtcagtacagtttgtaatgtcgaagaaaccaagtgtaaactgtgtaatgaagaatataagcgaacacttgtacattatatctcagagtgacatgtgatacagcctttcaggccacctagcatgaggtacggagaactatgtaactacttcatatcatctgatgccctagaagatatacttatgttgtatcctaaatttggaatgtagtatcacataaccgaatataaaatgtattaatgctttcccacgcccaagctatatgccggcgtggcagatgagtggataaaggactgtgcaattgttcctttccttaaactgataaaagtactcatagcaatgttataggctaaaattcaaatgtaacactatgtaatgttatgaccatgcattaaatgtaccacagcttgcccacgcctgtgcagttagccagggtggtaaataaaggactaaactaaactaagtgATGTAATACTtggctcagctgaacatacccaaaACTAAGACCCTATATGGACGTTCTGTTCCACCGTGGgaaatgtcggacctaaatgtatattatacgactaaCCCCCCAAAAAGAGTGTCCcacctgctatacttaagcagtgtGCACAAATCTTGAAACTCTGCCaagtgcatatgaatgctacactgacggatctttGCAGtctgtgaccgcaagaatcaggcttggataaaAATTTATTGGCAGattagtacagtttgtaatgtcgaagaaactaagtgtaaactgtgtaataaagaatataagcgaacacttgtatattatatctcagagtgctatgtgttacagcctttcagaccacctagcatgaggtacggaaaactatgtaactatttcatctGATACTTTAGAAAATATActcatgttgtatcctaaatttagtatgtagtatcacatgaccgcaaaTCAAATGTAACAATGCCTTTCCGCGCCCAAACTGTACGCCGGCgtagcagatgagtagataaaggactgtgtaattgttcctttcctttaattgatcaattaaaaaaatatatacataaagcatttttattttcttatagtttcataaatacaatataactatacataaatgtatacattaaagCTTATAGATGATATgagatgaatgtatgtacataatgaAAGGTCACTGAAGCACTCTACTAATATCCAAAACCATAATTGTCCATTTCCATGCTCTGGGTCGAGTGGCTGAGTGGGTAATTCGCTGAACTGCTTCCGTAGTACTTGGTGTAGCCGCTGCTGTTGTGGGAGTCCTCCATCATCATGCAATTTTCTTGGCTGTACTGCTGCTGGGAATACTGGTGAGGCTGCGTTCCGTAACCGCCGTACTGGGGCTGCTGCTTGAAGGAATCTCCGAACTGGGGTTGTTGACTGTAGCCGCTGAGATGAGACTCTTGAGTATAGCCACTTAACTGAGACTGCTGATTGTAGCCGTCATACTGGGCGTACTGGTTGAAGGAGTCGCTGAAGCTGAAGTTACTGGTAGGACTCGCTGGAGGACTGTCGGAGTCTGAATCAGAGTCTGACTGGAGGGTGTCTTCGAGGTCGCTGATGTAGTTGATGACGTGTTCGAGGAGCTCTTGTCTGGACACCTTGCGATTCTTGGGACACTGTGGTACCATGGCCTTGAGTCTGTCGAGGTAAACGCGCATCTCTGCCTTATCGGACGACATGGTGGAGTTGGCAGCGAGAGCTGCTGCCATGGCGGCCATGGTTCCATTGTTGATGCAGTTCATCTTTTCAGATAAATGTATGCACGAGTGAGCTTCCGAAGAAATTGGAGTGCGAGTGAGATGTGTGGTGGTGGAACTGCCGAATGGCGATTAAATGCGCAAACGGTGGGAAAGATCCGCCCTCGTCCACGCCTCCCTGTGACGTGGAGGGTCGTGATTGGCCATGGCAAACAGGTAAAACTCGTTAGTATACTTCACGCTGTATTTTTCTGGTATCTacgagagaataataaaaaaagaaacgtaaaaaTATTGTCATCCTTAAagataatgtaataaaataataagttaaATATCTAAGGGGTCGATATTACAATCGCACTGTTCATTTGTATTCATGTGTGGCTAAGGatatgtgtgttatttttaaGATAGTAAGCTTGTGTTTCAACTTTTTAGTGTTGTCATACTATTGTTTACTATACCATTTGATTTTTATGGGATATTAACACaggtatcatttttatatattcactacttgtagtgaatatatataaatagtattcgGAAAGTGCAAGAGATAAttaattactgtatatatattttttctgacaAAATTACACCTgaagttattatttgttatcatttattttactttcaaaTAATCAACTACGTGGTATGTGACACGGACAATCCCCGCGGTACTTTCTTGGTTGTGGCTTTGTCAGCGAATTTGAATAAATATTACCTTCGCATAATTAAGTGGCCTGTTTAGTATTGATCAAGTAAGCGACTATAATGGCTGGAAATATTGGAATTTGtttatgacattgataatggaTTATAATGGATTTATAACTTAAAAGGTCCTTAAAAAAGGTATCCGTCATCGCAAATGTCTTTCTTAAACGCCAGTATAGTATGATCCCTTGTAGCGATGCTTTTAACTTTACCACAGATGTTGTTTTAAATTTACCGTCTGCAGAAATATTTAATATGTTAGAATTCGATGCATAATTATCGAATAAGGATTTAATATATCAGACAATTAACATTATGAGCTTGCAAAAAAGTAATCAATGgatcttttttatgttttattggaAAACATGGGGAATGTCCTAAGAGTATATAACTAACATCATGACTTTTAATGTTTCATCCGTTTCTTGTCCCAACCATTCAACAAGATCTTTTCCCTAGGATATATATTTTCAAGAGAAAACGTTAAACAATGAAATGCCATGCACAACGACTGCACAATCTATTTCAATGCATTAATTATCCATGGCAAAGTTCAAGAGATGATAATATTCCCCTATACCAAATTGTCAGCATGCTGGAGATTGTTATAGCCTACATCTTGCTTTAAAATTCATTAATAAAACTCTTAGTCGTAGTAATATGTTGGAACCGTTGCATGAGTtttacgataatgaaaatagtaacctGATGAAAACGGTAACATGACGAAAACAAaacatagaaaaaatagaaatagtgaCTCGATAAAAAGAGTACTGGggcaataaaataattatgccATAATCAAAAGTCATAATACAAGTGCCAATGATTATAGTAGCTAATGAAGCCTCATGGGAATGGCAACTACGAGCAGAATGAAGAACTTTACGTATAAGATTGAAAGCCATGAAATACataaaattactattatattttacttagATTATTAGATAAAGGCGTGATTTACTTTCATATAGTTATCTCCGTTGCGTATCACATTTTAATCAATACGTTCAGAATTAAACATGTGATCAATTTGTCATGTTGAATAACTTGTACTTTGAAATGAGATTATATAAAAGCATGGTATGTAAATGCCCTTTTTCAAGGACAGGGTTATATGAGTTGTAGTACGGCTGAAACTTAAAAATGACTTTACAATATTCATCTAAAATTCAGGAAAAGTTAAAAGCTCAACTTGTGGTCATTTGTATTAAAAACGTTTCATCATTAATCTCCATTATGTTTCATGTATAATCATTATGCACTGTTTCAGCAACGTTCCCAATTTGTATGTAGCGTACAGCCCAGCAATATGATTACGTAGGAAATGGGGAGATAGATATTCAATAGTTCATTCTttcaatatatttctatatgctaTTAACAGTTTAACAACAGGTGAATAATGCATAATTTTCTGAAGATGAAATGGGGTGATAATATGTACACAACAAAATTTCACGGTTGACATTAATATCTAAGGGCGTAAGTGTCCATCTCCATGCTTTGGGTCGAGTAGCTGAGTGGGTAATTCGCTGAACTGCTTCCGTAGTGCTTGGTGTAGTCGGTGCTTCCGTGGGAGTCCTCCATCATCATGCAATTTTCTTGGCTGTACTGCTGCTGGGAATACTGGTGAGGCTGCGTTCCGTAACCGCCATACTGGGACTGCTGCTTGAAGGAATCTCCGAACTGGGGCTGTTG
This region includes:
- the LOC125028640 gene encoding uncharacterized protein LOC125028640, producing MNSGSMAAMAAALAANSTMSSDKTEMRVYLDRLKAMVPQCPKNRKVSRQELLEHVINYISDLEDTLQSDSESDSPPASPTSNFSFSDSFNQYSQNQQSQLSGYNQQSQLSGYNQQSQLSGYTQESHLSGYSQQPQFGESFKQQPQYDGYGTQTHQYSQQQYSQENCMMMEDSHGSSDYSKYYGSSSANYPLGHSTQSMEMDTYGFGY